One stretch of uncultured Desulfovibrio sp. DNA includes these proteins:
- a CDS encoding (Fe-S)-binding protein, which yields MRHTAFSIRQRMALDACTECGQCLTVCPAVAASGDADLSAQVRMDNLKKLLRDRNFFWRALGEVLGREPVATPERLKEYGTSVFRCSLCGDCEEVCPAGLPLKNLWLALREELSRTGDAPEKIRMIRTNLEDSHNVFAEDNDERGDWVDDMRTPPKGGGQKAKADVVYFTGCVGAYFPLAQKIPMAFVEILDAAGVDFTIMAGDEWCCGFPLVGSGQSADLPAIIKHNVEAVKARGARKVVFTCPSCYQIWRESYPPEFELSHASEMVIQLVLENRLPLGELPMTVTYHDPCDLGRGGRVFDEPREVMARIPGLKLVEMEHNRRHCLCCGGGGNLEMIDPDLSAAMSKRKVEEAVRTGAQAIVTNCQQCVRTMTTYAKRNKVNIEVLDMSQLVARSLQAHASEAKARATSAAEATQALTAQA from the coding sequence ATGCGTCACACAGCATTCAGCATACGACAGCGCATGGCGCTCGACGCCTGCACCGAATGCGGGCAGTGCCTGACAGTGTGTCCGGCGGTGGCGGCATCGGGCGATGCGGATCTTTCGGCTCAGGTGCGCATGGACAACCTGAAAAAGCTCCTGCGCGACCGCAATTTCTTCTGGCGGGCCTTGGGCGAAGTGCTGGGGCGCGAACCTGTGGCCACGCCGGAGCGCCTCAAGGAATACGGCACTTCGGTGTTCCGCTGTTCGCTCTGCGGCGATTGCGAGGAAGTATGCCCCGCTGGCCTGCCCCTCAAAAATCTGTGGCTCGCCCTGCGCGAAGAACTTTCGCGCACGGGCGATGCCCCGGAAAAAATCCGCATGATCCGCACCAACCTTGAAGACAGCCACAACGTCTTTGCCGAAGACAACGACGAACGCGGCGACTGGGTGGACGACATGCGTACCCCCCCCAAGGGCGGCGGCCAGAAGGCAAAGGCCGATGTGGTCTATTTTACGGGTTGCGTGGGTGCGTACTTTCCGCTGGCGCAAAAAATTCCCATGGCCTTTGTGGAAATTCTGGATGCCGCAGGCGTGGATTTTACCATCATGGCTGGCGATGAGTGGTGCTGCGGCTTTCCCCTTGTGGGTTCAGGCCAGAGCGCCGACCTGCCCGCCATCATCAAGCATAATGTGGAGGCCGTGAAGGCGCGGGGCGCGCGCAAGGTCGTGTTTACCTGCCCCTCCTGCTACCAGATCTGGCGCGAATCCTACCCGCCGGAATTCGAGCTGTCACACGCCTCTGAAATGGTCATACAGCTCGTGCTTGAAAACAGGCTGCCCCTTGGCGAGCTGCCCATGACAGTGACCTACCACGACCCCTGCGATCTGGGGCGCGGCGGGCGCGTGTTTGACGAGCCGCGCGAGGTCATGGCGCGTATTCCCGGCCTTAAGCTTGTGGAAATGGAGCATAACCGGCGGCACTGTCTGTGCTGCGGCGGCGGCGGAAATCTGGAAATGATCGACCCCGATCTTTCAGCGGCCATGTCCAAGCGCAAGGTGGAAGAGGCCGTACGCACCGGGGCGCAGGCCATTGTGACCAACTGTCAGCAGTGCGTGCGCACCATGACCACCTATGCCAAGCGCAACAAGGTGAACATAGAAGTGCTCGACATGAGCCAGCTTGTGGCCCGCTCGCTCCAGGCGCACGCCAGTGAAGCAAAAGCCAGGGCCACCAGTGCGGCGGAAGCGACTCAAGCGCTAACTGCCCAGGCTTGA
- the lipA gene encoding lipoyl synthase: protein MSALSLCQQDTDASSAPGQPVPLEVLNIGRIEYGEALNFQKRRVESRVSDAVDDTLLLLEHDPVITMGRGGTTAHLHVTEEQLQRQGVGLYWVERGGMATFHGPGQLVAYPVIRLRQKDLHLYMEKLLAAIASVVRSFGLEPQLGVHGPGVWVNGGKVASVGVAVRKWVTFHGMALNVNTDVDWFRLITPCGNPAERITSIAAELGSQVDFAEVSRRFVQAFAHEFDFAPRTGLAANRPAWLTVSLRPDAGIRPVEYMLADLNLHTVCQEAQCPNKGECYSRGTSTFIIMGDRCTRGCRYCAVAKGNPAPLDSNEPDNVAQAVHRLGLHHAVITSVTRDDLPDGGADHFVRTIKAIRQTSPQTSVEVLVPDFQGDRNALDAVCDARPDMFNHNLETVRRLFAQVRPGASYQTSLEVLRYAADQGLRVKSGIMLGLGETWGEIRLALADLLAHGCRFLTLGQYLAPSGAHVPVARHLAPDEFDHWKATALAMGFTGVASSPLVRSSYRAEAMLTSLTDAAPLAAHTCEAC, encoded by the coding sequence ATGTCCGCCTTATCCCTTTGCCAGCAAGATACCGATGCCAGTTCCGCGCCCGGCCAGCCTGTTCCGCTGGAGGTGCTGAATATTGGGCGCATCGAATACGGCGAAGCCCTGAACTTTCAGAAGCGCCGCGTGGAGTCGCGCGTCAGCGATGCCGTGGACGATACCCTTCTGCTGCTTGAGCACGACCCCGTCATCACCATGGGGCGCGGCGGCACAACGGCCCATCTGCACGTGACCGAGGAACAGTTGCAGCGTCAGGGCGTGGGCCTCTACTGGGTGGAACGCGGCGGCATGGCAACCTTTCACGGCCCCGGCCAGCTTGTGGCCTACCCCGTTATCCGCCTGCGGCAAAAAGACCTGCACCTGTATATGGAAAAACTGCTGGCCGCCATTGCCTCGGTGGTGCGCTCCTTCGGGCTTGAGCCACAATTGGGCGTTCACGGCCCCGGCGTGTGGGTAAACGGCGGCAAAGTCGCCAGCGTGGGCGTGGCAGTGCGCAAGTGGGTGACCTTTCACGGCATGGCCCTGAATGTGAATACCGATGTGGACTGGTTCCGCCTTATCACCCCCTGCGGCAACCCTGCGGAGCGCATTACCTCCATAGCTGCCGAGCTGGGAAGTCAGGTTGATTTTGCCGAAGTTTCACGCCGTTTTGTGCAGGCCTTTGCGCATGAATTTGATTTTGCGCCCCGCACCGGGCTGGCTGCAAACCGACCGGCCTGGCTGACTGTTTCCCTGCGGCCTGATGCCGGGATACGCCCGGTGGAGTACATGCTGGCCGACCTCAATCTGCACACAGTGTGTCAGGAAGCCCAGTGCCCCAACAAGGGCGAATGCTATTCGCGCGGCACTTCAACTTTCATCATCATGGGCGACAGGTGCACCCGAGGCTGCCGCTACTGCGCCGTTGCCAAGGGAAATCCCGCGCCTCTCGATTCCAATGAGCCGGACAACGTCGCGCAGGCCGTGCACAGGCTGGGCTTGCACCATGCGGTCATAACGTCTGTTACGCGGGACGACCTGCCGGACGGCGGCGCGGATCATTTTGTGCGCACCATCAAGGCCATACGCCAAACAAGCCCGCAGACCAGCGTTGAAGTGCTGGTGCCGGATTTTCAGGGCGACCGCAACGCTCTTGATGCGGTGTGCGACGCCCGCCCCGATATGTTCAATCATAATCTTGAAACAGTGCGGCGGCTTTTTGCTCAGGTGCGCCCTGGGGCCAGTTATCAAACTTCACTGGAAGTGCTGCGCTACGCCGCCGATCAAGGCTTGCGCGTAAAATCCGGCATCATGCTGGGCCTTGGCGAAACATGGGGCGAAATTCGCCTCGCCCTGGCCGATCTGCTGGCGCACGGCTGCCGCTTTCTGACCCTTGGCCAATATCTTGCGCCCTCTGGTGCGCATGTGCCTGTGGCGCGGCATCTGGCCCCTGACGAATTTGACCACTGGAAGGCAACAGCCCTTGCCATGGGCTTTACGGGCGTGGCTTCCTCCCCGCTGGTGCGCAGCTCGTACCGCGCGGAGGCCATGCTGACCAGTCTGACAGACGCGGCCCCGCTGGCTGCCCATACTTGCGAAGCGTGCTGA
- a CDS encoding acetoin reductase yields MTINGKVVLVTGSAQGIGRGIALRLAKDGADICLVDMNADKLAATADEVRALGRKATTFIADVSDRAQVFAAVDHAEKELGGFDVMINNAGIAQVKALLDVTPEELERIFRINVNGVLWGIQAAATKFMARKQKGKIISASSIAGHDGFALIGAYSATKFAVRGLTQAAARELASSGITVNAYCPGVVGTDMWVAIDEGFSKITGAPKGETYKKYCEGIALGRPETPEDVAAFVSYLAGPDSDYMTGQAVLIDGGMVYR; encoded by the coding sequence ATGACTATTAACGGCAAAGTTGTTCTGGTTACTGGCTCCGCCCAGGGTATCGGGCGCGGCATAGCTCTGCGCCTGGCCAAGGACGGCGCGGATATCTGCCTTGTGGACATGAACGCGGACAAACTGGCCGCCACTGCCGATGAAGTGCGCGCCCTTGGCCGCAAAGCCACCACCTTTATTGCCGATGTAAGCGACCGTGCGCAGGTTTTTGCCGCCGTGGACCATGCGGAAAAAGAACTGGGCGGCTTTGACGTGATGATCAACAACGCGGGCATCGCTCAGGTCAAGGCCCTGCTGGACGTCACCCCCGAGGAGCTTGAACGCATCTTCAGAATCAACGTCAACGGCGTGCTCTGGGGCATTCAGGCAGCAGCCACAAAATTCATGGCCCGCAAGCAGAAAGGCAAGATCATCAGCGCTTCTTCCATTGCCGGGCATGACGGTTTTGCCCTTATCGGCGCATACAGCGCCACCAAATTCGCCGTGCGCGGCCTCACCCAGGCGGCGGCGCGGGAGCTTGCCTCCAGCGGCATCACCGTGAACGCATACTGCCCCGGCGTGGTCGGCACCGACATGTGGGTGGCCATTGACGAAGGCTTTTCAAAGATCACAGGTGCCCCCAAGGGTGAAACCTACAAGAAATACTGCGAAGGCATAGCCCTTGGCCGCCCCGAAACACCGGAAGACGTGGCCGCCTTTGTTTCCTATCTGGCAGGGCCGGATTCCGACTACATGACCGGACAGGCCGTGCTTATCGACGGCGGCATGGTTTACCGCTGA
- a CDS encoding DUF6506 family protein: MKLKAAFIFLSPRGEGNGVKAEHRSWTRTPGVELLTIGVTSYREAVEAAQKAVDEDGCVAIELCGGFGYEGAAMVARAVKVPVGVVRFDIHPGLGNASGDGIFA; the protein is encoded by the coding sequence ATGAAACTCAAGGCTGCATTCATTTTTCTGAGCCCCCGTGGCGAAGGCAACGGCGTCAAGGCCGAGCACCGCAGCTGGACGCGCACCCCCGGCGTGGAACTGCTGACCATTGGCGTGACATCCTACAGGGAGGCCGTTGAAGCGGCGCAAAAGGCCGTTGATGAAGACGGTTGCGTTGCCATCGAGCTGTGCGGCGGCTTTGGCTACGAGGGCGCGGCGATGGTCGCACGGGCGGTCAAGGTGCCTGTGGGCGTTGTGCGCTTCGACATCCATCCCGGCCTTGGCAATGCCAGCGGCGACGGAATTTTTGCCTGA
- a CDS encoding cytochrome c3 family protein, protein MKLRMRKRGPIMAAPMFPAARTLTAHAVAACMIAACIVLSAAALPAHAASDQQNTEVRPGRTWFIDESGFHASAHANMSCADCHAEQADHQHPRADKLNKPASTAFDRETCLQCHGEVEDNLAKGMHGGKPVMKTQDYNNCVTCHNPHYVLAPEARAKGLRPAGDMSQSCGVCHKAQTDLPKPAPDVAACLSCHGLRTGKGIAAGTGVSAAKPQGGSTAMPVTFNKDKEPQGPVMCLSCHGPESSAAAPAGSMPRISAEGMKSMTHGDMNCLTCHKDAARYPHNRQERVNCLTCHTRHDEKKIHDAHSNVSCGACHLSGVTPVLKDGKVDYVINSGPLNVHSMSLASGTASCVRCHSAGPVAVGATTDATGTNGTDLGGSTKGFAGNGKVGAANAILPPKSVLCMGCHAATFSVQDTPGQIGLGVFVLVFAGLGLFWLSSANLGNGSPQKPQAADAATGQSHGCPAPHQHANAENRWAALCCDVFLQRRLYRESPLRWAVHALIFFPFLFRFVWGLLGLTGSLLSPAQEWPWLLLDKNWGAGAFLFDLSGLALLLGLLLAAVLWRREKSAAANAPRHDWPALYLLLGITLTGFVLEGMRIALTGMPESSGYAFAGHVLALGLAPLGQATLARVYGWGWYVHALLTALTVAYIPFSQLRHMFTAPLFLLVQTIRGRH, encoded by the coding sequence ATGAAGCTGAGGATGCGCAAACGCGGCCCAATCATGGCCGCCCCGATGTTTCCGGCGGCCCGTACGCTGACGGCCCATGCTGTTGCGGCCTGCATGATAGCGGCCTGTATCGTGCTGTCAGCGGCTGCTTTGCCCGCCCATGCTGCCAGTGACCAGCAGAACACCGAGGTTAGGCCGGGCAGAACGTGGTTTATTGATGAGTCTGGCTTTCATGCCTCTGCCCACGCCAACATGTCGTGTGCAGACTGCCACGCAGAACAGGCCGATCACCAGCACCCACGGGCAGACAAACTCAACAAGCCCGCCAGTACGGCATTTGACCGGGAAACCTGCCTGCAATGCCACGGCGAAGTTGAAGATAATCTGGCAAAAGGGATGCACGGCGGCAAACCGGTAATGAAAACGCAGGACTATAACAACTGCGTCACCTGTCACAACCCGCACTATGTTCTCGCGCCCGAGGCCAGAGCCAAGGGTCTGCGCCCTGCGGGCGACATGAGCCAATCCTGCGGCGTGTGCCACAAGGCCCAGACAGACCTGCCCAAACCAGCACCCGATGTGGCCGCATGTCTTTCCTGCCACGGACTCAGAACCGGCAAGGGCATAGCCGCTGGCACTGGCGTCTCTGCCGCCAAGCCTCAAGGCGGTTCCACAGCAATGCCTGTGACATTTAACAAAGACAAGGAACCGCAGGGGCCGGTGATGTGCCTCTCTTGCCACGGGCCGGAATCAAGCGCTGCCGCGCCTGCCGGGAGCATGCCCAGAATCTCCGCCGAGGGCATGAAATCCATGACCCACGGCGACATGAACTGCCTCACCTGCCACAAAGATGCGGCACGCTACCCCCACAACAGGCAGGAGCGCGTCAACTGCCTCACCTGCCACACACGGCATGACGAAAAGAAAATCCATGATGCCCACAGCAATGTGAGCTGCGGCGCGTGCCATCTTTCCGGCGTCACCCCGGTGCTTAAGGACGGCAAGGTTGATTATGTCATCAATTCCGGGCCGCTCAACGTACATTCCATGTCGCTTGCCAGCGGCACAGCCTCCTGCGTGCGCTGCCACAGCGCCGGTCCCGTTGCCGTTGGTGCCACTACAGATGCAACAGGCACGAATGGAACGGATTTAGGCGGCTCCACAAAAGGATTTGCGGGCAACGGCAAGGTTGGCGCTGCCAATGCCATTCTGCCGCCCAAGAGCGTGCTCTGCATGGGGTGCCACGCTGCCACGTTCAGTGTGCAGGATACCCCAGGTCAGATCGGTCTTGGCGTATTTGTGCTGGTATTTGCTGGGCTGGGGCTGTTCTGGCTCTCCAGCGCCAATCTGGGCAATGGTTCGCCGCAAAAGCCGCAGGCTGCTGATGCCGCAACGGGTCAAAGCCACGGCTGCCCCGCGCCGCACCAGCACGCAAATGCGGAAAACCGATGGGCGGCCCTGTGCTGCGATGTCTTCCTGCAACGGCGGCTCTACCGGGAGTCACCCCTGCGCTGGGCCGTGCATGCGCTCATATTCTTCCCCTTCCTGTTCCGCTTTGTCTGGGGCCTGCTGGGCCTGACGGGCTCGCTCCTGTCGCCGGCGCAGGAATGGCCCTGGCTGCTGCTGGACAAAAACTGGGGTGCCGGAGCCTTCCTCTTTGATCTGAGCGGGCTTGCCCTGTTGCTGGGCCTGTTGCTGGCCGCCGTGCTGTGGCGGCGCGAAAAGAGCGCTGCTGCAAACGCGCCGCGCCACGACTGGCCTGCGCTGTATCTGCTGCTGGGCATCACGCTTACGGGCTTTGTGCTTGAAGGCATGCGTATCGCCCTCACGGGCATGCCAGAAAGCAGCGGCTATGCCTTTGCCGGGCATGTGCTGGCGCTGGGCCTTGCTCCCCTTGGGCAGGCAACGCTGGCGCGCGTCTACGGCTGGGGCTGGTACGTCCATGCGCTACTGACCGCGCTGACAGTGGCTTACATACCCTTCAGCCAGTTGCGGCACATGTTCACGGCTCCCCTGTTCCTGCTTGTTCAGACCATTCGAGGCCGCCACTAA
- the lpdA gene encoding dihydrolipoyl dehydrogenase, with protein sequence MYDVVVIGGGPGGYAAAIRASQLKGKVALVEGGNMGGTCVMRGCIPSKIWLRAATLLEQSRKAGEFGLELTVGKLDFTAVLARKQGVSNDIRMGMEALLANNGVDVIPGMAVVTSPTSVDVAGKKVEAKSIIIATGSTLAKPDVPGLEQAAFTSDQLLDMTEAPASVLITDPTYIGVEMATLLSILGSKVIYAVPGPRILPDEDQDSSQRMSQSLRERGVQIIARHTLVKVAGKTCTLKNGDKEQTVEADRVLVSGRKPVASNLGLETLGVKFNEDGGIAVDQQCRTACPSIFAIGDCTGGWMLSHAASAMGICAAENSMGVTAKFPCHLVSRAIWGNPEMGSVGLSEEQAERKGYEVEVGGFPYSINGYAMLRGEVDGAVKMVADADTGEILGVHIVGSNASELIGEAVLAMQLECTVREFAKGFRVHPAFCETVVDAARDAAGWALYLPKRG encoded by the coding sequence ATGTACGATGTAGTTGTCATAGGTGGCGGCCCCGGCGGCTATGCTGCGGCCATTCGCGCTTCGCAGCTCAAGGGCAAGGTGGCCTTGGTGGAAGGCGGCAACATGGGCGGCACCTGCGTTATGCGCGGCTGCATTCCCAGCAAGATATGGCTGCGCGCCGCTACCCTGCTGGAACAGTCGCGCAAGGCTGGCGAATTCGGTCTGGAGCTCACCGTGGGCAAGCTGGATTTTACCGCTGTTCTTGCCCGCAAGCAGGGTGTTTCCAACGATATCCGCATGGGTATGGAAGCGCTGCTCGCCAACAACGGCGTGGACGTGATCCCCGGCATGGCTGTTGTGACCTCGCCCACTTCTGTGGATGTGGCGGGCAAAAAGGTTGAGGCCAAGAGCATCATCATCGCCACGGGCAGCACCCTTGCAAAGCCCGATGTTCCCGGTCTGGAGCAGGCCGCCTTTACCAGCGACCAGCTGCTGGACATGACGGAAGCCCCGGCCTCGGTGCTTATTACCGATCCCACCTATATTGGCGTTGAAATGGCTACCCTGTTGAGCATCTTGGGCAGCAAGGTCATCTATGCCGTGCCCGGCCCGCGCATTCTGCCTGACGAAGATCAGGATTCCAGCCAGCGCATGTCCCAGTCCCTGCGCGAGCGCGGCGTGCAGATCATTGCCCGTCACACCCTCGTCAAGGTTGCGGGCAAAACCTGCACCCTCAAAAACGGCGACAAGGAACAGACCGTTGAAGCCGACAGGGTGCTGGTATCTGGCCGCAAACCCGTTGCCTCCAATCTGGGTCTGGAAACTCTGGGCGTTAAATTCAATGAAGACGGCGGCATAGCCGTTGACCAGCAGTGCCGCACCGCCTGCCCGAGCATTTTTGCCATTGGCGACTGCACAGGCGGCTGGATGCTCAGCCATGCGGCCTCTGCCATGGGCATCTGCGCGGCGGAAAACAGCATGGGCGTGACCGCAAAATTCCCCTGCCACCTTGTTTCACGCGCCATCTGGGGCAACCCGGAAATGGGCTCCGTGGGCCTTTCTGAAGAACAGGCCGAGCGCAAGGGCTACGAGGTCGAGGTGGGTGGTTTTCCATATTCCATCAACGGCTATGCCATGTTGCGCGGCGAAGTGGACGGCGCTGTAAAGATGGTTGCCGATGCCGACACGGGCGAAATTCTGGGCGTGCACATTGTGGGCAGCAACGCTTCCGAGCTGATCGGCGAGGCAGTGCTCGCCATGCAGCTTGAATGCACGGTGCGCGAATTCGCCAAGGGCTTCCGCGTGCATCCGGCCTTTTGCGAAACCGTTGTCGATGCCGCGCGCGATGCCGCCGGGTGGGCCCTGTACCTGCCCAAGCGGGGCTGA
- a CDS encoding glycine cleavage system protein H, giving the protein MEIAGYNMPEELYYDQYHFWTRVDSDELVIGMDDFAEKLAGQIVFVQLPFVGKAVTAGKKFAKVESGKWLGTVYSPADGEITAVNEELEANPTLINADCYGKGWMYRIKPADMSQINTLIHGGKDVLEAWLQEDIKKFKKD; this is encoded by the coding sequence ATGGAAATTGCCGGATACAACATGCCCGAGGAACTGTACTACGACCAGTACCACTTCTGGACCCGCGTGGACAGCGACGAACTGGTCATCGGCATGGACGACTTTGCCGAAAAGCTGGCTGGCCAGATCGTGTTTGTGCAGCTGCCCTTTGTGGGCAAGGCCGTCACCGCCGGTAAAAAGTTTGCCAAGGTGGAATCGGGCAAATGGCTTGGCACCGTCTACAGCCCCGCCGATGGCGAAATTACCGCGGTCAATGAAGAGCTGGAGGCCAACCCCACCCTTATCAATGCCGACTGCTACGGCAAGGGCTGGATGTACAGGATCAAGCCCGCCGACATGAGCCAGATCAATACCCTCATTCACGGCGGCAAGGACGTTCTTGAAGCATGGCTGCAAGAGGACATCAAGAAGTTCAAAAAGGATTAA
- a CDS encoding ATP-NAD kinase family protein, producing MKAAIIANPASGKDIRRIVAHGSVFDNQEKVRMVRRILVGLAAAGVRDVLYMPEGYGIVPRALSDLEALETPVNVAPVDIYLHNTQEDTINAAALMQQEGVAVIIVMGGDGTSRAACKGARKTPILPLSTGTNNVFPVMAEATVAGLAAGVLACGGVTIDEGCREASLLEVHVDGQFRDIALVDVAVYDDLFLGSRAIWDITRVSQIVVSRCRPDSIGLSTVAGQLMNISPEEPRGLALDLDPDFACRVRAAIGPGLFADVGVSRVRQLLPGDDVPVALTPCVLALDGEREVEVRRGQRASIRLSEDTMRVVDVARVMEYARQRGLFLRGAQVCYAN from the coding sequence GTGAAAGCAGCCATTATCGCCAATCCGGCATCAGGCAAGGACATACGCCGCATAGTCGCGCACGGCAGTGTTTTTGACAATCAGGAGAAGGTGCGCATGGTGCGCCGGATTCTGGTTGGTCTGGCCGCCGCCGGGGTACGTGATGTTCTGTATATGCCCGAGGGCTACGGCATCGTGCCGCGCGCCCTGAGCGATCTGGAAGCTCTGGAAACGCCTGTGAACGTGGCTCCGGTGGATATTTACCTGCACAACACGCAGGAGGACACCATCAACGCCGCCGCTCTCATGCAGCAGGAGGGGGTTGCGGTCATCATCGTCATGGGGGGCGACGGCACAAGCCGCGCCGCCTGCAAGGGCGCGCGCAAAACGCCCATTCTGCCGCTCTCCACTGGCACCAACAACGTTTTTCCTGTCATGGCCGAAGCCACAGTGGCTGGCCTTGCTGCGGGCGTGCTCGCCTGCGGCGGTGTAACCATTGACGAAGGCTGCCGCGAGGCCAGCCTGCTTGAAGTGCATGTGGACGGTCAGTTCAGGGATATCGCTCTGGTGGATGTGGCGGTGTACGACGACCTTTTTCTCGGCTCCCGCGCCATCTGGGACATAACCAGAGTCAGCCAGATTGTTGTTTCCCGCTGTCGGCCAGACAGCATCGGCCTCTCCACTGTAGCCGGGCAGCTCATGAACATCTCGCCCGAAGAACCGCGCGGTCTGGCCCTTGATCTTGACCCCGATTTTGCCTGCCGCGTGCGCGCCGCCATCGGCCCTGGCCTCTTTGCCGACGTGGGCGTCTCCCGCGTGCGCCAGCTGCTACCCGGCGATGATGTGCCTGTGGCCCTCACGCCCTGCGTGCTGGCGCTGGACGGCGAACGCGAGGTGGAGGTTCGGCGCGGGCAGCGCGCCAGCATACGATTGTCAGAAGACACCATGCGCGTGGTGGATGTGGCCCGCGTCATGGAATACGCCCGGCAGCGAGGGCTGTTTTTGCGCGGCGCGCAGGTCTGTTACGCCAACTAG
- a CDS encoding dihydrolipoamide acetyltransferase family protein has translation MSIELAMPKLGLTMKTGKVSKWFVAEGAAVKQGDDLFEVETDKITNKVESPADGVLFQIMVQPKQEVAVGAVLGILAEPGETIARVEGASDSPASATAEAGAPKPAKTNASVAVQPSSTGGIASPAARRLARELGIDLACVAGSGPGGRIVERDVQARHEVIGKIRITPLAAAVAAKAGLDISTLTGTGEGGKIVREDVDRVLHPEKFAAAQSAGQGASQSTCSSAVCGSEPGSVPMEGMRKIIADNMLGSLQNSAQLTLVSEADVTACVHIINDFKARNKKNKDFRLSMNDMLILAVSKALKKHPRMNATFDGQTITRHGEVHMGVAVALPEGLMVPVLHHADRLPLLEIAREARLLAGRARKGELTPDDMSGGTFTITNMAHSVVDFFTPILKPGETGILGVGRVVEKPVIREGAVVARSMMGLSLTFDHRVEDGAPAADFLKTLVEYLAEPALLLF, from the coding sequence GTGAGCATAGAACTTGCCATGCCGAAACTTGGTCTGACCATGAAGACCGGCAAGGTTTCCAAATGGTTTGTGGCCGAAGGCGCCGCAGTCAAGCAGGGCGATGATCTGTTTGAAGTGGAAACCGACAAGATCACCAACAAGGTGGAAAGCCCAGCCGATGGCGTGCTCTTCCAGATTATGGTGCAGCCCAAACAGGAAGTGGCCGTGGGTGCCGTGCTTGGCATTCTGGCCGAACCTGGTGAAACAATCGCCCGGGTTGAAGGCGCGTCTGACTCCCCCGCTTCCGCCACAGCGGAAGCGGGCGCGCCCAAGCCAGCAAAAACCAACGCGTCAGTCGCCGTGCAACCCTCTAGCACTGGCGGGATAGCGTCTCCCGCCGCTCGGCGGCTGGCGCGTGAACTTGGCATTGACCTTGCCTGCGTCGCAGGCTCCGGCCCCGGGGGCCGCATTGTTGAACGCGATGTGCAGGCCCGCCACGAAGTTATCGGCAAAATCAGGATCACGCCCCTTGCCGCTGCCGTGGCTGCCAAGGCAGGGCTGGATATCTCCACCCTCACAGGCACTGGCGAAGGCGGCAAGATCGTGCGTGAAGATGTTGACCGCGTTCTGCACCCCGAAAAGTTCGCTGCGGCCCAGAGCGCGGGGCAAGGTGCGTCTCAGTCAACCTGCTCCAGCGCCGTTTGCGGCAGCGAGCCAGGCTCCGTTCCCATGGAAGGCATGCGCAAGATCATTGCCGACAACATGCTGGGCAGCCTGCAAAACTCCGCCCAGCTCACCCTTGTGAGCGAAGCGGATGTAACCGCCTGCGTGCACATCATCAATGACTTCAAGGCCCGTAACAAAAAGAACAAAGACTTCCGCCTTTCCATGAACGACATGCTCATTCTGGCCGTTTCAAAGGCCTTGAAAAAGCACCCGCGCATGAACGCCACCTTTGACGGGCAAACCATCACCCGTCACGGCGAGGTGCACATGGGCGTGGCCGTGGCCCTGCCCGAGGGCCTGATGGTACCCGTGCTGCACCATGCGGACAGGCTGCCCCTGCTTGAAATAGCAAGGGAAGCCCGCCTGCTTGCTGGCCGCGCCCGCAAGGGCGAGCTGACGCCCGACGACATGAGCGGCGGCACCTTCACCATCACCAACATGGCGCATTCCGTGGTGGATTTCTTCACGCCCATTCTCAAGCCCGGCGAAACGGGAATCCTGGGCGTGGGCCGCGTGGTGGAAAAGCCCGTTATCCGCGAGGGGGCCGTGGTGGCCCGCTCCATGATGGGATTGAGCCTCACCTTTGACCACCGCGTTGAAGACGGCGCGCCCGCCGCTGATTTTTTGAAAACACTTGTGGAATATCTGGCGGAACCGGCCCTGCTGCTTTTTTAG